The nucleotide window CAGGTGGGCGAGGAACTGGTGCACGGCGGCCTGATGGCGCTGGGCATGGTGGTGCTGGGCATCGTGATCTACCTGGCGCTGCGCTTCGAGTGGAAGTTCGGCGTCGCGGCCATCATCGCCAACCTGCACGACGTAGTCATCATCCTGGGCTTCTTCGCGTTCTTCCAGTGGGAGTTCTCGCTCTCGGTGCTGGCGGGCGTGCTGGCGGTGCTGGGCTATTCGGTGAACGAGTCGGTGGTGATCTTCGACCGTATCCGCGAGGCATTCCGCAAGTTCCGCAAGCTCAGCACGGCCGAGGTGATCGACCACGCCATCACCTCCACCATGAGCCGCACCATCATCACCCACGCCTCGACCGAGGCAATGGTGCTCTCGATGTTCTTCTTCGGCGGCCCGAGCCTGCACTACTTCGCGCTGGCGCTGACCATCGGCATCCTGTTCGGCATCTACTCCTCGGTGTTCGTGGCCGCGGCCATCGCCATGTGGCTGGGCGTCAAGCGCGAAGACCTGGTGAAGACCGGCAAGAAGGAAGAGGGCGGCGACCCCAACGATCCGAACGCAGGTGCCGTCGTCTGATGCACTAGCCGCCAGGATCACCGGCCATGCCGCTCCCCCCGAACGCCCCCTCGCACCCGCTGGCCACGTTGGCGCGCCAGCGTTTTGTCCAGGGGCTGTGCGGCGGGATTCCCCAGCTCGACAAAAGCCTGCAGGAATTCCTCAACGCGCTCATCGCCCAGACCGGCACGACGCGCGAGATGCAGGACCGGCGCGATACCTGGCAGCGCTACCGCGACCAGCGCCAGGCCTGGGCCCGCGCTGTGGTCGGTGCCTGGCAGAAGGCGCTGAATACGCCCGCCGCCCCCGTGGCGCAAGCGCCGGCTGGCGGCCTGGAACTGGCCCTGGCCTTGGTGGACGACGACGTGGTGGAGAACAAGATCGTTGCCTCTCGCCTGGCCCTCACCGTGATGGATGCCGTGGGCAGCGTTTTCGATCCGGTGCGCCAGCGCACCCAGCAGCTCGAAGGCCAGGAGCTCTCCAGCCAGGACATCCTGCGCCCGGAGTCCTGCTGCCAGCTGCTGGTCGAGCAATGGGTGGAAGCCAAGCTGCCGCGCGCCGACCTGCAGACCATGATCGACCCGCTGCAGCGGGCCTTGGCCGAGCTGCTGCAATCCCAGTACCAGGCGCTCAACACGCTGTACGACGAGCGGGGCGTGGTGGTGCAGACCGACCTGCGCGCCCGGGTGCGCCGGGCGGCCTCGCCCCCCGGCGCCGGCCCATCCACGGGCGGCAGCATGGCGGGCGGCCTGGAAACGGGCCAGGGCGGCATGGGCGGCGCCACCGGCATGACGGCCCAGGCGCTCGCGCACGCGGGTGCCGCACCGCACCTGCGCCACCTGGCGCACGCGCCCCCGGGCTACGCCCCGCAGGGCCCGGGTATGCCCATGGCGGGCATGGGCGCAGCGCCGCTGGTACGCGCACGCCAGCGCGCCCAGAGCGTGATGACCCAACTGCGCCGCCTGCTGGTCCAGCCCGCCACTGGCTACGACATGGCGCAGGCCCCGCCCGCCACGCAGGCGCTGACCCAGGCGCTGGCCGCCCAGCGCGTGCAGGCCAGCACCTTCTACAGCAGCCTGGGCGCGATGGCCCCGGATGCCGGCCCGGTGGCCGTGGTCCAGCTCGTGGGCCAGGTGCGCGAGCAATCGACCGAGCTCAAGAAGAAGGCTGCCACGGCGAGCGAGAAAGCCATCATCGAGGTGGTGGCGCTGATGTTCCAGAGCATCCTGACGGAAGACCGGATTCCTTCCGCCGTGCGCGTCTGGTTCGCGCGCCTGCAGGTGCCGGTGCTGCGCGTGGCGCTGGCCGAGCCCGAGTTCTTCAGCAACCTCGACCACCCGGCCCGGCGCCTCATCGACCGCATGGGCGCCTGCGTGATGGGGTTCGATGCCTCTTCCATCAACGGCAATGCGCTCGAAGCCGAGGTGCGGCGCATCGTGCAGGTGATCGAGCAGTACCCGGAAACCGGGCGGCGCGTGTTCCAGCTCGTCTATGACGAATTCGAGAAATTCCTGGCCAAGTTCCTGACCGAGGGACAGGCCACGGCGAAACTGGTCAGCGTGGCGCAGCAGGTGGAGCAGCGCGAGACGCTGGCGATCCAGTACACCATCGAGCTGCGCACCCTGCTGAAGGACATGCCGGTGCGCGACGAGATCCGCGAGTTCCTCTTCAAGACCTGGGCCGAGGTGCTGGCCCTGTCCGCCGTACGCGACGGCGCGCAGCACGCCGACACGCTGGCCTACAAGCACACCGCCGCCGACCTGGTGTGGGCGGCCAGCGCCAAGCCCCACCGCAGCGACCGCGCCCAGGTGATCCAGAGCCTGCCGGGCCTGCTGCAGCGCCTGCGCCAGGGGCTGGCGCTGCTCGGCGTCGAAGGCGACGCGCAGGACGCCCAGGTCAAGGCGCTGACCGACACGCTGGCCGAGGCCTTCCTGGCCAAGACCGCGGCCATTCCGCAAGCGCACATCGACGCCATGGCCAAGCGCCTGGCCAACCTGGAGGACTTCATTGGCGACGCCACGCTGGGCGACATGCCGCTGTCGAGCGACAACATCGAGATGATGCTGGGCATCGACGCGTCGGCCATCCAGGTGATCGCCGATACCGGCGCCCCGGTCCAGGAGGACATGGTGGCCTGGGCCCAGGAGCTGCCCCTGGGCACCTGGTACCAGCTGGACCACAACGGGGCTTCCGCCCAGGTGCAATACGCCTGGCGCAGCGAGCGCAGGCAGCTGCACCTGTTCGCCGCCATCGATGGTTCCTGCTACCTGATCCAGCTGCGCCGCCTGGGCGCCTATCTGCAGGCCGGCCTGCTGGTGCCGCAGGACGAGGAAGGCCTGACGGTGCGCGCCACGCGCGACGCGCTGGCCAAGATCGACGCCAACCCCGAGCGGCTGCTCAACTGAGCGCCATGCGCTGAAAGCTGCCCCCGGGCAGGCGCGCCACCCGGCCCGCGAGTTCGTGCTCCAGCAATGCCACCTGCAAGGCGGCAGCGTCCATGCCGGTACGGGCGATCAGCGCGTCCAGGCCGGTCGGATCCCAGCCCATGGCGGACAGCAGCGCGTCGCCGTCCTCCTGCGTCCTCTCGGCGGGCTGTGTCTGAACGGCCGGCACCGGCAGCCGCAGCTCCTCCAGCACATCCTGGGTCGTCTCGACCAGCTTGGCTCCCTGGCGTATCAGCGCGTGGCAGCCGCGCGCCTGCGGCGACTGGATCGACCCGGGAATGGCGAACACCTCGCGCCCCTGCTCGGCCGCCAGGCGGGCGGTGATGAGGGAGCCCGACTGCAGCGCCGCCTCGACGACCAGCGTGCCCTGCGACAGCCCGGCGATGATGCGGTTGCGCTTGGGAAAGTTCTGCGCCAGCGGCGGCGTGCCCAGGGGGTACTCGCTGACCAGCAGGCCCTGGCGCGCGATGCGGTGCGCCAAGGCGCGGTGGCGGCTGGGATAGACCCGGTCCAGCCCGGTGCCCACGACCGCGATGGTCGCCAGGCAGCCTTCGGGGGCGTCTTCCAGTGCGCCTTCGTGCGCCGCGGCATCCACCCCCAGGGCCATGCCGGACACGATGCACAGCCCCGCCGCGCGCAAGGCCTTGGCAAACTGGCGCGCATGCAGGGCCCCCTGGGCCGTGGGGTTGCGGCTGCCGACCACCGCCAGGCACGGGGCGGGGAAAAACGATGGTCCGCCCAGCACGTGCTCCGGCCCCATCACGTACAGCAGCGGCGGCGGGTCTTCGGTGGCCAGCAGCGGCGCGGGGTACGCTGCATCCGCCAGGGTGAGCACCCTGCGCCCCACGCCATCGGCTGCGCCGTGCAGCCATTGCCAGGTGGCCTCGGCCAGGGCCGCCAGCCCTTCGGGCTCCATGGACAGCGCCCGCGCCTGGGCCGCAGTCACATGGCCGTGCCACAGCGCGGGCAGCTGGAACACCTGCCCGGGCAGCCCGCACAGCGCGAGCAAGCGGCGCACCGTGTGGTTGCCCACTCCCGGGGTGAGCGTCAGGCGCAGCCAGGCGGCCAGTTCGCTGCGCTCCATGGCCAGCGCCCGGAAAGATCAGTTCGGGTTGATGAGCCGGTCGCCGACGCGCACGCCGCTCCCGAGCTGCAGCAGCAGCACGTACGAGACACGGTCGAAGGTGCGGAACACCATCGCCAGGCCATTGCGCTCGCTGGGCAGCTTGATCGTGGCACGGTCGGGGTCGGTCTGATCGAGGATGCGATCCCCCTGGGTCACGATCTGCAACACGTGGCCCGGCTCGATGCCATCGGCCGTTCCCTTGTTGATGGTCACCACCTGGTTCTGGGCGGCATAGCGCACCTGGGTGCTGCCGTAGATCGACACCACGCGCGCATCCACCTCCGTTTGCGGCGCATGCGGCACATAGCTGGCGAAGGTGCGCTCCGGCGCGGGCAGCAGCCGGTCACCGGCGCGCACGTCCTCCTTGGTGCTGGACAGCATCACGGTGGCCGGCACGTATTCCGCGACGGTATGTCCCCGGCCATCGGAGGATTCTTCCAGCCCCTCGCCCTTGATCAGCTCGGCCTTGCCCAGGTACTGCCCCTCGTAGCCCAGGATGGCGCCGGTCAGCGGGTCCTTGAGCGCCACCGCATCGCGGTAGACCTGGAAGCGGCGCGGCTCCCCAGGCTCGCGCAGCAGCGGCTTGCCGGACTCGCCCCGCACATAGGCCCGGTCGCCGCTGGCCATGAGCACGCGCTCGTCCGTGGTGGCCACGATGCGCGGCGCGCGGGCGAAGGTGTCGTCGTCCACCACGATGGGCTCGACCAGGAAAGGCTCGATCAGATGCGGCTTGAGCGTGGGCAAGGCCAGATCCGCCAGGCTCTCGGTGCGCGTGCGTGGCGACAGCCGCACCGTCTCGGGCTCGGTCGAGCCCGGCTGCGTGGTGGACAGCCGCGCGTAGCCGCCCTGCCTGTCCAGGTACAGCGTTTGCCCTGGGTAGATGCGGTGCGGATTCGCCACGGCCTGCAGGTTCATGCCCCACAGCTCGGGCCAGCGCCAGGGGCGCTGCAGGTACATGCCGGCAATGCCCCACAAGGTGTCTCCGCGCTTGACCACGTAGGTTTGCGGCGCGTTGGCGGCCAGCTCGGCCACGGGAATGCCGCTTTGCGCCGTCTGCTGGGCCGTGGCGCGCTGGGCGGCGGTCACGGGAGGCTGCTGCGCCGTGGCCGCCCCGGTGGCGGCCAATGCTGCCAACAGGCACAGCGCACGTGCGTGTGCGCCAGCCGCCTTGTGCTTGCTTGGTTGATGCATGGAAAAACGCCCTCTCACTGGCACCGCCCGGAATGCTCGGCAGGGCGAACATGGCGGTTGAATACATTACAAATCATCTCAGATTCTCTGCTCAAGCCCTTGATTGGGCAACGCTTATTGAAAACCGCATCTGCAAGCCTTGGTAAAAGTGGCGAAAATAACGACATATTTTCCATTCGGCCATGGCAATTCTCCCGATTCTTTGTTATCCCGATCCGCGCCTGCACAAAGTCGCCCAGCCCGTGCAGGCGGTGGATGCGCGCATCCAGTCGCTGGTCAGCGACATGCTGGCCACCATGTACGACGCGCAGGGCATCGGCCTGGCCGCTACCCAGGTGGACGTGCACGAGCGCGTGGTGGTCATCGACACCTCGGAGGAGCGCAACCAGCCACTGGTGCTGATCAACCCCGAGATCGTCTGGGCCAGCGCCGAGAAGGTGGTGGGCGACGAAGGCTGCCTGTCCGTCCCCGGCATCTACGATGGCGTGGAGCGCTCCAGCGCCGTGCACGTGCGCGCCCTCGATGAAAAAGGCGCCGCGCGCGTGATCGAGGCCGAGGGCCTGCTGGCCGTGTGCATGCAGCACGAGATGGACCACCTGCTGGGCAAGGTGTTCGTCGATTACCTCTCGCCGCTCAAGCGCAACCGCATCAAGACCAAGATGCTCAAGCAGCAGCGCGAGGCCACGCGCGCATGAGACTGGTCTTCGCCGGCACGCCGGAATTCGCCCGCGTGGCACTGGCGCGGCTGCTGCAGGCGGGCCACGACATTCCCCTGGTGCTGACCCAGCCCGACCGCCCCGCCGGCCGGGGCATGAAGCTGCAGGCCTCGCCCGTCAAGCAGTGCGCGCTGCAGCACGGCATTGCCGTGGCGCAGCCCCTGAGCCT belongs to Acidovorax sp. YS12 and includes:
- the secF gene encoding protein translocase subunit SecF; its protein translation is MEFFRIKKDIPFMKYALVLNAVSFITFALAVFFLVTRGLHLSVEFTGGTVMEVAYTQTADVAKVRETVAGLGYSDVVVQNFGTSRDVMIRLPVQKGVTSAQQSEQVLAALKGQDDSVQLRRTEFVGPQVGEELVHGGLMALGMVVLGIVIYLALRFEWKFGVAAIIANLHDVVIILGFFAFFQWEFSLSVLAGVLAVLGYSVNESVVIFDRIREAFRKFRKLSTAEVIDHAITSTMSRTIITHASTEAMVLSMFFFGGPSLHYFALALTIGILFGIYSSVFVAAAIAMWLGVKREDLVKTGKKEEGGDPNDPNAGAVV
- a CDS encoding DUF1631 domain-containing protein, whose amino-acid sequence is MPLPPNAPSHPLATLARQRFVQGLCGGIPQLDKSLQEFLNALIAQTGTTREMQDRRDTWQRYRDQRQAWARAVVGAWQKALNTPAAPVAQAPAGGLELALALVDDDVVENKIVASRLALTVMDAVGSVFDPVRQRTQQLEGQELSSQDILRPESCCQLLVEQWVEAKLPRADLQTMIDPLQRALAELLQSQYQALNTLYDERGVVVQTDLRARVRRAASPPGAGPSTGGSMAGGLETGQGGMGGATGMTAQALAHAGAAPHLRHLAHAPPGYAPQGPGMPMAGMGAAPLVRARQRAQSVMTQLRRLLVQPATGYDMAQAPPATQALTQALAAQRVQASTFYSSLGAMAPDAGPVAVVQLVGQVREQSTELKKKAATASEKAIIEVVALMFQSILTEDRIPSAVRVWFARLQVPVLRVALAEPEFFSNLDHPARRLIDRMGACVMGFDASSINGNALEAEVRRIVQVIEQYPETGRRVFQLVYDEFEKFLAKFLTEGQATAKLVSVAQQVEQRETLAIQYTIELRTLLKDMPVRDEIREFLFKTWAEVLALSAVRDGAQHADTLAYKHTAADLVWAASAKPHRSDRAQVIQSLPGLLQRLRQGLALLGVEGDAQDAQVKALTDTLAEAFLAKTAAIPQAHIDAMAKRLANLEDFIGDATLGDMPLSSDNIEMMLGIDASAIQVIADTGAPVQEDMVAWAQELPLGTWYQLDHNGASAQVQYAWRSERRQLHLFAAIDGSCYLIQLRRLGAYLQAGLLVPQDEEGLTVRATRDALAKIDANPERLLN
- the dprA gene encoding DNA-protecting protein DprA → MERSELAAWLRLTLTPGVGNHTVRRLLALCGLPGQVFQLPALWHGHVTAAQARALSMEPEGLAALAEATWQWLHGAADGVGRRVLTLADAAYPAPLLATEDPPPLLYVMGPEHVLGGPSFFPAPCLAVVGSRNPTAQGALHARQFAKALRAAGLCIVSGMALGVDAAAHEGALEDAPEGCLATIAVVGTGLDRVYPSRHRALAHRIARQGLLVSEYPLGTPPLAQNFPKRNRIIAGLSQGTLVVEAALQSGSLITARLAAEQGREVFAIPGSIQSPQARGCHALIRQGAKLVETTQDVLEELRLPVPAVQTQPAERTQEDGDALLSAMGWDPTGLDALIARTGMDAAALQVALLEHELAGRVARLPGGSFQRMALS
- a CDS encoding LysM peptidoglycan-binding domain-containing protein yields the protein MHQPSKHKAAGAHARALCLLAALAATGAATAQQPPVTAAQRATAQQTAQSGIPVAELAANAPQTYVVKRGDTLWGIAGMYLQRPWRWPELWGMNLQAVANPHRIYPGQTLYLDRQGGYARLSTTQPGSTEPETVRLSPRTRTESLADLALPTLKPHLIEPFLVEPIVVDDDTFARAPRIVATTDERVLMASGDRAYVRGESGKPLLREPGEPRRFQVYRDAVALKDPLTGAILGYEGQYLGKAELIKGEGLEESSDGRGHTVAEYVPATVMLSSTKEDVRAGDRLLPAPERTFASYVPHAPQTEVDARVVSIYGSTQVRYAAQNQVVTINKGTADGIEPGHVLQIVTQGDRILDQTDPDRATIKLPSERNGLAMVFRTFDRVSYVLLLQLGSGVRVGDRLINPN
- a CDS encoding peptide deformylase; translated protein: MAILPILCYPDPRLHKVAQPVQAVDARIQSLVSDMLATMYDAQGIGLAATQVDVHERVVVIDTSEERNQPLVLINPEIVWASAEKVVGDEGCLSVPGIYDGVERSSAVHVRALDEKGAARVIEAEGLLAVCMQHEMDHLLGKVFVDYLSPLKRNRIKTKMLKQQREATRA